From the genome of Spirochaetota bacterium:
ATAATTCATCTTTATTTAATCCTTTTAGTTCTTCCCAGTAAGAATAAGCTTCCCTTAGATGAGGGATAACAATAGATCCTCCAATAATTAAAGCTATATCACATGCTTCATAAAACTCTTTATCTTCTACTCCTAACTTTTTTGCTTGAATACAATGATACATTATACAATCATTACATCTTAAAATTAATGAACCAACTAATCCCATAAGCTCTTTATATTTTGATGGAATAGCTCCTTCTTCATATGAATTTGAATCAAGATTGAAAAACCTTTTAGTTACTATTGTTCCATTTTCTAGAACAAGTTTATTTAAAATTTTCCTTCTTTCTATAAATTCTTTTATTTTACTCATATTTATTATCCTATTCATAAAATTATACAAAAAAATTTATAAAATCTTTAAAAATTTCATTAATCTTTTTTATAAATATCCTTTAATAAATTTGATAATTCATAAAGTCCAAATGGTTTATTTAATATAAAAAATTTATCTTTAAATTCTAAATAATCTGAATACCGCTCAGTTTCTAATAGTCCTGTAATCAAAATTACTTTAATATCAAAACTATCTATATTTTTATTTTTAAATAATTCATTAAGTAATTCAATACCATTCATTTCAGGCATTATAT
Proteins encoded in this window:
- a CDS encoding carboxymuconolactone decarboxylase family protein; the protein is MSKIKEFIERRKILNKLVLENGTIVTKRFFNLDSNSYEEGAIPSKYKELMGLVGSLILRCNDCIMYHCIQAKKLGVEDKEFYEACDIALIIGGSIVIPHLREAYSYWEELKGLNKDELL